In one window of Tellurirhabdus rosea DNA:
- a CDS encoding SusC/RagA family TonB-linked outer membrane protein encodes MLRFVPKTPLLCLLALSGYAHVDGSKPVLLARNAVSPQAAQMLDARRAVFTVTGKVTGEDGSPLPGVSILIKGSTTGTTASADGTYRITLPNENATLVFSFVGYEKQEIPVRNRSVIDVTLLVDTKSLQEVVVVGYGTVKKSDVTGSVSSISSKQLQAVPVQNLSQAMQGRAAGVDIAQTSARPGAAPQIRVRGNRSLNATNNPLFVLDGIPLSEGSSINDFNPNDIESIEVLKDASATAIYGARGANGVILVTSKKGKKGKARINYDGFVGFSKPLAPLEMMDGATFAELRRNGVRGDGNATNYTTSFPNPAQDFNLFKQDPVMWESVAMGYEWEDKEKLIPKYRQATAAEKEAMAKYGYTVVDQVPIYDPSKVRSLDWTDLVLRTGVQQSHQLSVSGGSDNVGVTFSMGYFDQEGIQKGQGFTRYSSRLGLDYQVTPGIKIGGAVNMSFQNQEWGTNLYGEALGQLPLVLPYDAAGNVIIQPGGDAQIYNPIPKISGELDNRRTTRIMGTFYADVTLLKGLRYRMNFGPDLRNYRRGYFMTPEASRGTLATPLGRYEQDNRFNYVLENLLYYDKNIGDNQTLSFTALQSIQSDRYEYSNLEVDNLPYTSQLWYNLGSTNGSGPRAFGSDYRLVQLMSYMGRVNYTLNNKYLITATGRFDGSSVLAPGNKWDFFPSFAFGWKIHEEDFLKAVPALNELKLRLGYGRTGNSAVGPYSTGGGLSKTRYVWGETAAWGFVPNLIPNPDLKWEATGQVDLGIDFGLFNDRLRGSVDVYRANTTDLIMDRQIPTASGFASIQSNIGSTRNTGVELTLNSVNIDRPNGLRWTTDLTLAKNKEEITKLYGGTKDDIGNRWFIGSPVISYYDYKVIGVWQTSEAEEAAKYYPTDTRNPFGRPGLGRPKFADLNNDGKIDATNDRTIVGNNVPKIQGGLNNTFSYKGIDLSIFVFGRLGQTVLNSYLRPTLTGRYPEPQFISDHWTPTNPTNYLPAANADSERPVNADAYLYADGSFLKVRTATLAYNFPAKLLSKVRLGSVNVYATATNPFLFTKFNVTDPEFISASRNFNDQIFGVNLTEKTVVFGLRIGL; translated from the coding sequence ATGTTACGATTTGTACCAAAAACCCCTCTTCTCTGCCTCCTGGCGCTTTCGGGGTATGCGCACGTCGACGGCAGCAAGCCGGTGCTGCTGGCGCGGAATGCCGTCAGTCCCCAGGCCGCCCAGATGCTCGACGCCCGAAGGGCCGTTTTCACCGTTACCGGCAAAGTGACCGGCGAAGACGGTTCTCCCCTGCCCGGCGTCAGTATTCTGATCAAAGGCAGTACGACCGGTACCACGGCGAGCGCCGACGGCACGTACCGGATTACCCTGCCGAACGAAAACGCCACGCTCGTCTTTTCGTTTGTCGGCTACGAAAAGCAGGAAATTCCGGTGCGCAACCGCTCCGTCATCGACGTAACCCTGCTGGTGGACACCAAATCGTTGCAGGAAGTGGTGGTGGTCGGTTACGGCACCGTCAAGAAAAGCGACGTTACGGGCTCGGTCTCGTCCATTTCGTCGAAGCAGCTGCAGGCCGTTCCGGTGCAGAACCTTTCGCAGGCCATGCAGGGCCGGGCGGCCGGGGTGGATATCGCCCAGACCAGCGCCCGTCCCGGGGCCGCTCCGCAGATCCGGGTTCGCGGCAACCGCTCGCTCAACGCCACCAACAACCCCCTTTTCGTCCTTGACGGTATTCCGCTGTCGGAAGGTTCCAGCATCAACGACTTTAACCCAAACGATATTGAGTCCATCGAAGTCCTCAAGGACGCTTCGGCGACGGCCATTTACGGAGCCCGGGGTGCCAACGGCGTTATTCTGGTGACTTCCAAAAAAGGCAAGAAAGGCAAGGCCCGCATCAACTACGACGGCTTTGTGGGCTTCTCCAAACCGCTGGCCCCGCTGGAAATGATGGACGGAGCGACCTTTGCCGAACTGCGCCGCAACGGCGTCCGGGGCGACGGCAACGCGACCAACTACACCACCTCGTTTCCCAACCCCGCGCAGGACTTCAACCTCTTCAAGCAGGACCCGGTCATGTGGGAATCCGTCGCGATGGGCTACGAATGGGAGGATAAGGAAAAGCTGATTCCGAAATACCGCCAGGCGACGGCCGCCGAAAAAGAGGCGATGGCCAAGTACGGCTATACGGTCGTGGACCAGGTGCCCATTTACGACCCCTCGAAAGTCCGCTCGCTCGACTGGACGGACCTCGTGCTGCGGACGGGCGTTCAGCAAAGCCACCAGCTGAGCGTATCGGGCGGTTCCGACAACGTGGGGGTCACCTTCTCGATGGGTTATTTTGACCAGGAAGGCATTCAGAAAGGGCAGGGCTTCACGCGCTACAGCTCACGCCTCGGCCTGGATTATCAGGTGACGCCCGGCATCAAGATCGGCGGCGCGGTGAACATGAGCTTCCAGAATCAGGAATGGGGCACCAACCTTTACGGCGAGGCCCTGGGCCAGCTGCCGCTGGTGCTACCCTACGACGCGGCGGGCAACGTCATCATCCAGCCAGGCGGCGACGCGCAGATTTACAACCCGATTCCGAAAATCAGCGGCGAACTCGACAACCGCCGGACGACCCGGATCATGGGCACGTTCTACGCCGACGTGACGCTGCTGAAAGGCCTCCGCTACCGCATGAACTTCGGTCCGGACTTGCGCAACTACCGCCGGGGTTATTTCATGACGCCCGAAGCCAGCCGGGGAACGCTGGCCACGCCGCTGGGCCGTTACGAGCAGGACAATCGCTTCAACTACGTACTGGAAAACCTGCTGTATTACGACAAGAACATCGGCGACAACCAGACGCTGAGCTTCACGGCCCTGCAAAGTATCCAGAGCGACCGCTACGAATATTCGAACCTCGAAGTCGACAACCTGCCGTATACCTCGCAGCTATGGTACAACCTCGGCTCGACCAACGGCTCCGGCCCGCGGGCGTTTGGCAGCGACTACCGCCTCGTGCAGCTGATGTCGTACATGGGACGGGTCAACTACACGCTCAACAACAAGTACCTCATCACGGCCACAGGTCGTTTCGACGGCTCGTCGGTGCTGGCTCCGGGCAACAAATGGGACTTTTTCCCCTCGTTCGCCTTCGGCTGGAAAATTCACGAAGAGGATTTCCTGAAAGCCGTTCCGGCCCTGAACGAACTGAAACTGCGTCTGGGCTACGGCCGTACGGGGAACTCGGCCGTCGGGCCGTACAGCACGGGCGGCGGACTGTCCAAAACCCGCTACGTCTGGGGCGAAACGGCCGCCTGGGGCTTTGTGCCCAACCTGATCCCGAACCCCGACCTGAAATGGGAAGCCACCGGCCAGGTTGACCTCGGAATTGACTTCGGCCTCTTCAACGACCGGCTGAGGGGGTCGGTGGACGTTTACCGCGCCAACACGACCGACCTGATCATGGACCGCCAGATTCCGACCGCTTCGGGCTTCGCCAGCATCCAGTCCAACATCGGCTCGACCCGCAACACGGGCGTCGAACTGACCCTGAACAGCGTGAACATCGACCGCCCCAACGGCCTCCGCTGGACCACCGACCTGACCCTGGCCAAAAACAAGGAGGAAATCACCAAACTCTACGGCGGTACCAAAGACGACATCGGCAACCGTTGGTTCATCGGCAGCCCCGTCATTTCGTACTACGATTACAAAGTCATCGGCGTGTGGCAGACCAGCGAAGCCGAGGAAGCCGCCAAGTACTACCCGACCGATACCCGCAACCCGTTTGGCCGCCCGGGCTTAGGCCGTCCGAAGTTTGCCGACCTCAACAACGACGGCAAAATCGACGCCACCAACGACCGGACCATCGTGGGCAACAACGTTCCGAAAATTCAGGGCGGGCTTAACAACACCTTCTCCTACAAGGGCATCGACCTGTCCATCTTTGTGTTCGGTCGTCTGGGCCAGACCGTCCTCAACAGCTACCTGCGTCCGACGCTGACGGGCCGGTATCCGGAGCCGCAGTTCATCTCCGACCACTGGACGCCGACCAACCCGACCAACTACCTCCCGGCCGCCAACGCCGACTCGGAGCGCCCGGTCAACGCCGACGCCTACCTCTACGCCGACGGCTCTTTCCTGAAAGTCCGCACGGCCACGCTGGCGTACAACTTCCCGGCCAAGCTGCTGTCGAAGGTTCGTCTGGGCAGCGTGAACGTGTACGCGACGGCCACCAACCCGTTCCTGTTCACCAAATTCAACGTCACCGACCCGGAGTTCATCAGCGCGAGCCGGAACTTCAACGACCAGATTTTTGGCGTGAACCTGACCGAAAAAACCGTTGTGTTTGGCCTGCGGATTGGCCTGTAA
- a CDS encoding RagB/SusD family nutrient uptake outer membrane protein, which produces MKKYITGTALLLALTATSCKDYLEEVPVATVSYSYYETEKGLEDLINAAYSELRWKVNGEQAFTLFEYGVDEVRQAADGQNKHYDSYNSLLNPADQGGFLHDMWTTYYRGINSCNIGLERIPELKGGTAGLKDDASKRIRMAELRFLRAYYLFELVQQFGAIPLPLKGTVGVALEFDRQPVSTVYNQIIADMRYAVENLPVSQTQYGRATKGAAQHYLAKVYLTRGSAVKDQRGQKATDMDSAAVFADQVINSGRFQLVSDYSDLWKITNQVNNEVIFTIQFNNNLLLLNNSGNRAHLYFGMVYDNKPGMLRDLENGRPFRRIRPTEYTFNVFDRRNDSRFYKSFKWVYLANNAATIPKWTAADAPSSNLVGQPKFAVGDTAIYLSMENNVPDSRIARVRYNFYPKNKHDLQIFPPTLKHFDPTRDNFQSEFGTRDHFLARLAETYLIAAEAYGRKGDYAKAATYINVLRKRAAYKQGEVKTHQHWTVEGGRVNDLGSTENAILVDAAYWDTNVPMEQYPASATSKAQRFIHFILNERTRELYGELHRWNDLARTETLVERVRLFNEYATGLQDFHRLRPVPLAHIERLFKNGQPLTAEQRTAEQNPGY; this is translated from the coding sequence ATGAAAAAATACATCACCGGCACCGCCCTGCTCCTGGCCCTGACGGCCACGTCCTGCAAGGATTATCTGGAGGAGGTCCCCGTTGCCACCGTTTCGTACTCGTATTACGAAACCGAAAAAGGTCTGGAAGACCTCATCAATGCCGCCTACAGCGAACTCCGCTGGAAAGTCAACGGCGAACAGGCGTTTACCCTGTTTGAATACGGCGTGGACGAAGTGCGCCAGGCGGCCGACGGCCAGAACAAGCATTACGATTCATACAACTCGCTGCTGAACCCCGCCGACCAGGGCGGTTTCCTGCACGATATGTGGACGACCTACTACCGCGGCATCAATTCCTGCAACATTGGTCTGGAGAGGATTCCGGAGCTTAAAGGCGGCACGGCGGGCCTGAAAGACGATGCCAGCAAGCGCATCCGCATGGCCGAGCTTCGTTTCCTGCGGGCGTATTACCTCTTCGAACTCGTGCAGCAGTTTGGGGCCATTCCGCTGCCGCTGAAAGGAACGGTGGGCGTCGCCCTCGAATTTGACCGCCAGCCCGTCAGCACGGTGTACAACCAGATCATTGCCGACATGCGCTATGCGGTGGAAAACCTGCCGGTATCGCAGACGCAGTACGGCCGGGCCACCAAGGGAGCCGCCCAGCACTACCTCGCCAAGGTGTACCTGACGCGGGGCAGCGCCGTCAAAGACCAGCGGGGCCAGAAAGCGACCGACATGGACAGCGCGGCGGTTTTTGCCGATCAGGTGATCAACTCCGGCCGTTTCCAGCTCGTCAGCGATTATTCCGACCTGTGGAAAATCACCAACCAGGTTAACAACGAGGTTATTTTCACGATTCAGTTCAACAACAACCTGCTGCTGCTGAACAACTCCGGCAACCGGGCGCACCTGTACTTCGGGATGGTGTACGACAACAAGCCGGGCATGCTGCGCGACCTCGAAAACGGCCGTCCGTTCCGCCGGATTCGCCCGACGGAGTACACCTTCAACGTCTTCGACCGGCGCAACGACTCCCGCTTCTACAAGAGCTTCAAATGGGTGTATCTGGCCAACAACGCCGCGACGATTCCGAAATGGACCGCCGCCGACGCGCCCAGCTCGAACCTTGTCGGACAGCCGAAATTTGCGGTCGGCGACACGGCCATCTACCTCTCGATGGAAAACAACGTGCCCGACTCCCGCATTGCCCGCGTCCGGTACAACTTTTACCCCAAGAACAAGCACGATCTGCAGATTTTCCCGCCGACCCTGAAGCATTTCGACCCGACCCGCGACAACTTCCAGTCGGAGTTCGGCACGCGCGACCACTTCCTGGCGCGGCTGGCCGAAACCTACCTGATTGCGGCCGAAGCGTACGGCCGGAAAGGCGATTATGCCAAAGCCGCGACGTACATCAACGTCCTCCGCAAACGGGCGGCCTACAAGCAGGGCGAGGTGAAAACCCACCAGCACTGGACAGTGGAAGGCGGCCGGGTCAACGACCTGGGCAGCACCGAAAACGCCATTCTGGTCGATGCGGCCTACTGGGACACCAACGTGCCGATGGAGCAGTATCCGGCCTCGGCCACCAGCAAGGCCCAGCGGTTCATCCACTTCATTCTGAACGAGCGTACCCGCGAACTGTACGGCGAACTCCACCGCTGGAACGATCTGGCCCGGACCGAAACGCTGGTCGAACGGGTGCGGCTGTTCAACGAATACGCCACGGGGCTGCAGGATTTCCACCGCCTCCGCCCGGTTCCGCTGGCCCATATCGAGCGCCTGTTCAAGAACGGCCAGCCCCTGACGGCCGAGCAGCGCACGGCCGAGCAGAATCCCGGTTATTAA
- a CDS encoding pectinesterase family protein codes for MKTLFMAFCLTFLSVAAFSQAVNTASPMKPVSVTVAADGSGHFKTIQEAVNAFRDHLQVRVTVFIKNGIYAEKLVIPNWKPNIHLIGESREGVVITGNDYSGKDYPGRDQTGKTKFQTYTSYTVLVQAPDVVIENLTIQNTAGRVGQAVALHVEADRFVLKNCRLLGNQDTLYAAAEGTRQYYENCHIEGTTDFIFGKATAVFRNCTIKSLTDSYITAAATPVYQPYGFVFLDCHLTADPAATKVYLGRPWRPYAKTVFIRTTMDRHILPAGWDNWNDAANEKTVLYAEYASSGPGGNTGQRVGWAKRLTGKEARAYTVEAIFGGKTVWVPGR; via the coding sequence ATGAAAACCCTGTTCATGGCCTTTTGCCTCACCTTCCTGAGCGTTGCCGCTTTTTCGCAGGCTGTCAATACAGCCTCGCCGATGAAACCCGTTTCGGTGACCGTAGCGGCCGATGGCAGCGGTCATTTCAAGACCATTCAGGAAGCCGTCAACGCGTTCCGCGACCATTTGCAGGTGCGGGTGACGGTGTTTATTAAAAACGGGATTTATGCCGAAAAACTGGTCATTCCGAACTGGAAACCCAACATTCACCTCATTGGCGAAAGCCGGGAAGGCGTCGTGATTACGGGCAATGATTACTCTGGAAAAGACTACCCCGGCCGGGATCAGACGGGAAAGACCAAGTTTCAGACCTACACCAGCTATACGGTACTGGTGCAGGCCCCGGATGTGGTCATTGAAAATCTGACGATCCAGAACACCGCCGGTCGGGTGGGGCAGGCCGTGGCGCTGCATGTCGAAGCGGACCGGTTTGTGCTGAAAAACTGTCGGCTGCTGGGCAATCAGGATACGCTGTACGCCGCCGCGGAAGGCACCCGGCAGTATTACGAAAACTGCCATATCGAAGGCACGACCGACTTCATTTTTGGCAAAGCTACGGCCGTTTTCCGGAATTGCACCATCAAAAGCCTGACGGATTCGTACATCACCGCCGCCGCTACGCCGGTTTATCAGCCCTACGGCTTCGTCTTTCTGGACTGCCACCTCACGGCCGACCCCGCCGCCACGAAAGTGTACCTCGGCCGTCCCTGGCGACCTTATGCCAAAACAGTTTTTATCCGGACCACGATGGACCGCCACATCCTGCCCGCGGGCTGGGACAACTGGAACGATGCCGCCAACGAGAAAACGGTCCTCTACGCCGAATACGCCAGCTCGGGACCGGGCGGAAACACCGGACAGCGCGTCGGCTGGGCCAAACGGCTGACCGGCAAAGAAGCCAGAGCGTACACCGTGGAGGCGATTTTTGGCGGAAAAACAGTCTGGGTGCCCGGCCGGTAA
- a CDS encoding rhamnogalacturonan lyase family protein: protein MTFKLKNGLLLLLLGLLVQPVLAQRTMERLGRGLVAVRTSASQVYIGWRMLGTEPENIGFHLYRGATRLTRTPLTQTTNFVDETSENGTYTVRPVLNGVEQAVSAPAPVQSLPYRAVPLQLPPGGETGSGTSVSAYTYTAGDASAGDLDGDGEYEIVLKWDPTNAKDNSQRGFTGNVLLDAYKLDGTRLWRIDLGRNIRAGAHYTQFIVYDLDSDGKAEVACRTADGTVDGQGKVLGDGAADHRNESGYILKGPEFVTIFNGSSGAAMASARFLPQRDPVAGDNPTPEQLKQTWGDNYGNRIDRFLACVAYLDGETPSLVMTRGYYIRAVLTAWDWKAGKLTHRWTFDSDDSTPGNAAYRGQGNHNLSVNDLDGDGRDEIVFGSCAIDDNGKGLYATGRGHGDALHLSDLDPDRPGLELFSVHEEPESYGSYPLDFRDARTGRIIWGAPGPNMDDVGRGIAADIDPRYRGAEAWGSVGGLYSAKGELIPGSKPSQMNFAIWWDADLTRELLDRTTISKWNWTTGRAETLLSPEGVSSNNGTKATPALSADLLGDWREEVVWRASDNRSLRIYTTTIPARNRLPTLMHDPQYRLSIAWQNVAYNQPPHTGFYLGADMPTPTRPKIVLAGNELPPVVTGERKAANRPVAYPNPVNQQELTVEMPTLPGQRLTLNLVSLQGKTLLTRHEMGVGGRQLVQLPLGGLSAGRYLLKIQAGGERTELPILKH from the coding sequence ATGACGTTTAAGCTCAAAAACGGCCTGCTGCTCCTCCTGCTGGGTCTGCTCGTTCAACCCGTTCTGGCCCAGCGGACGATGGAACGCCTCGGCCGCGGCTTGGTGGCCGTACGAACGAGCGCCAGTCAGGTGTACATCGGCTGGCGAATGCTGGGGACCGAGCCGGAAAACATCGGCTTTCACCTGTACCGGGGAGCCACCCGCCTGACCCGGACGCCGCTGACCCAGACAACCAATTTTGTCGACGAAACCTCCGAAAACGGCACCTACACCGTCCGGCCCGTGCTGAACGGCGTCGAACAGGCCGTTTCGGCCCCGGCTCCGGTCCAGTCGCTGCCGTACCGGGCCGTTCCGTTGCAGTTGCCGCCGGGCGGCGAAACGGGCAGCGGCACGTCGGTGAGCGCCTACACATACACGGCCGGGGATGCCAGCGCGGGCGACCTGGACGGCGATGGCGAGTATGAGATTGTTCTGAAATGGGACCCCACCAATGCCAAAGACAACTCCCAGCGCGGCTTTACCGGAAATGTATTGCTGGATGCCTACAAACTGGACGGCACCCGGCTCTGGCGAATTGACCTGGGCCGGAACATCCGCGCCGGAGCGCATTACACGCAGTTTATCGTCTACGATCTGGACAGCGACGGCAAAGCCGAAGTTGCCTGCCGGACGGCCGATGGAACGGTGGACGGGCAGGGCAAAGTGCTGGGCGATGGCGCCGCCGACCACCGCAACGAATCGGGATACATTCTGAAAGGCCCTGAATTCGTCACGATCTTCAACGGGTCGTCGGGCGCGGCGATGGCTTCGGCCCGTTTTCTGCCCCAGCGCGACCCGGTGGCGGGGGACAATCCGACGCCCGAGCAGCTGAAACAGACCTGGGGTGATAATTACGGCAACCGCATTGACCGGTTTCTGGCCTGCGTGGCCTATCTGGACGGTGAAACCCCCAGTCTGGTGATGACCCGCGGCTATTACATTCGCGCCGTGCTGACGGCCTGGGACTGGAAAGCGGGCAAACTGACGCACCGCTGGACCTTCGACAGCGACGACAGTACGCCGGGCAACGCCGCCTACCGCGGGCAGGGCAACCATAATCTTTCGGTCAATGACCTCGACGGCGACGGACGGGATGAGATCGTCTTCGGTTCCTGCGCCATCGACGACAACGGAAAAGGACTGTACGCCACCGGCCGGGGCCACGGCGACGCGCTCCACCTGTCGGATCTCGACCCCGACCGGCCGGGGCTGGAACTGTTCTCCGTGCATGAGGAGCCGGAAAGCTACGGGTCCTATCCGTTGGATTTCCGCGACGCCCGGACGGGCCGGATCATCTGGGGCGCTCCGGGGCCGAACATGGACGATGTGGGCCGGGGCATTGCCGCCGACATTGACCCGCGTTACCGGGGCGCCGAGGCCTGGGGTAGCGTTGGGGGACTTTATTCGGCCAAAGGCGAATTAATACCGGGCAGTAAGCCGTCGCAGATGAATTTTGCCATCTGGTGGGATGCCGACCTGACCCGCGAACTGCTCGACCGGACGACCATCTCCAAATGGAACTGGACGACCGGCCGTGCCGAAACCCTGCTGTCGCCCGAAGGGGTTTCTTCCAACAACGGCACCAAAGCCACGCCCGCCCTGAGCGCCGACCTGCTGGGCGACTGGCGGGAGGAAGTGGTCTGGCGGGCCTCCGACAACCGGAGCCTGCGGATTTACACCACGACCATCCCCGCCCGGAACCGGCTGCCGACGCTGATGCACGACCCGCAGTACCGCCTCAGCATTGCCTGGCAGAACGTAGCCTACAACCAGCCGCCGCATACGGGCTTTTATCTCGGGGCCGATATGCCGACGCCGACCCGCCCGAAGATCGTACTGGCCGGAAATGAACTGCCGCCGGTGGTCACGGGCGAGCGAAAGGCGGCCAATCGTCCGGTGGCGTATCCCAATCCCGTCAACCAGCAGGAACTGACGGTGGAGATGCCGACCCTGCCGGGGCAGCGGCTGACGCTGAATCTGGTTAGCTTGCAGGGCAAAACCCTGCTGACCCGGCACGAAATGGGGGTCGGTGGGCGCCAGCTTGTTCAATTACCTCTCGGCGGGCTGTCGGCCGGACGCTACCTGCTGAAAATCCAGGCGGGCGGTGAGCGGACCGAACTGCCCATCCTGAAACACTAA